The Radiobacillus deserti genomic interval TACACCTCGAAGAAATTGGGACAATATTGGTACGTGCTCTAAATTAATGATTATTTGCTCATTTGGGAGTGTAAACTCTAAAACCATTTTTTCTTCTTCTGAATCCATGGAAGTATCTTCGAGTACTGGGTCTTCTTGCACCGTCTCATCAGTCTTTACCGATTTTTTCGTAATCGCTACCTCTTGATCTGAATTCGAACATGCACTAAGTATCAGAAGAAAAAGAACGCAAACGATGGAATGCTTCATACCATCTCTCCTGTCGTACCAACATTATTGGTTGTTGTTTTTGATATGTCTTTTTAAATGAATATGGTGTATGATGCGGATGGTTGGACGGATGGCTAATTGTCCACTCCCTATTATAAACAACCAAACGCCGACTCGCTTCCACTCCTCATATAAAAACATTATACTTCCGACGAGAAACCAAATCGAAATAAGGAAATCGTTTA includes:
- a CDS encoding YrhK family protein, which encodes MNQPQHKEQKNSIQVGRFDIFFKKPYQILYNINDFLISIWFLVGSIMFLYEEWKRVGVWLFIIGSGQLAIRPTIRIIHHIHLKRHIKNNNQ